From Oenococcus sicerae, the proteins below share one genomic window:
- a CDS encoding bacteriocin immunity protein yields the protein MTFKKPDADWLHDSLSELLSNNTISDTEKSIFVSAKKALEKTKNDRSVISLLKSQLTPLAINQKLTAVSVQFFNELSQRYIGPTGIGGRDVLFNI from the coding sequence ATGACATTCAAAAAACCAGATGCAGATTGGCTACACGATTCGCTTTCTGAATTATTGTCAAATAACACTATTTCAGATACTGAAAAAAGTATTTTTGTTTCTGCTAAAAAAGCTTTAGAAAAAACTAAAAATGATCGGTCGGTTATTAGCTTATTAAAGTCCCAATTAACACCGCTAGCGATCAATCAAAAACTAACGGCAGTCTCTGTTCAGTTCTTTAATGAACTATCTCAAAGATACATTGGTCCAACTGGTATTGGTGGACGAGATGTCCTATTTAACATTTAA